In the genome of Sardina pilchardus chromosome 14, fSarPil1.1, whole genome shotgun sequence, one region contains:
- the si:dkey-200l5.4 gene encoding uncharacterized protein si:dkey-200l5.4, translating into MRVEVPICVFLAIAGLQYAHAASLASEEKEDSSEEKEDRMTLLLKRDQQEFEAAQQEAADEAQATEETGGAKVVLVAEEAEAAEGQLGAEAAQVEKAEETEVAEDQFEAAQVDNAEEIQAAGDKEDSVEEDPDKATKYMEANQDEDSHEVVQEEDTDGKTKDVKNDAQEATEDDSSSEEKSEAALTSTDTRQAQGSSEESTEDLAEEEALEE; encoded by the exons ATGAGAGTTGAAGTGCCAATCTGTGTGTTCCTTGCCATCGCAGGCTTACAGTATG CCCATGCAGCGTCACTGGCATCCGAGGAGAAGGAGGATTCATCTGAAGAAAAAG AAGACCGAATGACGTTGCTGCTGAAAAGAG ATCAGCAGGAGTTTGAGGCTGCCCAGCAGGAGGCTGCAGATGAGGCTCAGGCTACCGAGG AGACGGGAGGCGCAAAAGTAGTCCTTGTAGCTGAAGAGGCCGAAGCTGCAGAAG GCCAGTTGGGTGCTGAGGCTGCCCAGGTTGAGAAGGCTGAAGAGACTGAGGTAGCagaag ATCAGTTTGAGGCAGCCCAAGTGGACAACGCTGAGGAGATCCAAGCCGCAGGAG ACAAGGAAGACAGTGTAGAGGAAGATCCTGACAAAGCCACTAAATACATGG AGGCAAATCAGGACGAAGACTCTCATG AGGTAGTCCAGGAGGAAGACACGGATGGTAAGACGAAGG ATGTGAAAAATGATGCCCAAGAGGCCACAGAAG ATGACTCAAGCTCTGAAGAGAAATCAGAGG CCGCCTTAACTTCCACAGACACCCGACAAGCACAAG GTTCTTCAGAGGAATCCACTGAGGACTTGGCTGAGGAGGAAG CACTGGAGGAGTAA